Proteins encoded in a region of the Zea mays cultivar B73 chromosome 4, Zm-B73-REFERENCE-NAM-5.0, whole genome shotgun sequence genome:
- the LOC103655302 gene encoding uncharacterized protein produces MLFIESMERLELGGDRDWYMKLMERPSEVDCIYYVRLGSCGYEERCHYNHPGCDHDHVASIQMKAVLTQLAVQKTLQMRPTDMTDDKCNIVEEIEELYMTKSLANKLRLKERLYTIHMSEGTSVQSHLNEFNSIIVDIESLDVKIDDEDKVILLVVSLPPSFKHFKEIMFYGNHTSLSFENVKSNLLSKEKFDVDSRSEPKGEGLIVRGSRDHKSNLYCRYCRKILIIYLSAPK; encoded by the exons ATGCTTTTCATAGAGTCGATGGAGAGGCTGGAGCTCGGTGGGGATAGGGACTGGTACATGAAACTGATGGAGCGACCAAGTGAGGTGGACTGCATTTACTACGTTCGCTTGGGCTCATGTGGCTACGAGGAGCGCTGCCACTACAACCACCCCGGCTGTGACCACGATCATGTTGCATCA ATTCAGATGAAGGCTGTTCTTACCCAGTTAGCTGTTCAAAAGACGTTGCAGATGCGACCTACTGACATGACTGATGATAAGTG CAACATTGTGGAAGAAATTGAGGAGCTGTATATGACGAAGAGTCTTGCAAACAAGCTACGTCTTAAGGAGCGTCTTTACACTATTCACATGTCAGAAGGTACATCTGTGCAGTCACATCTTAATGAATTTAATTCAATTATTGTAGACATTGAGAGTCTTGATGTGAAGATAGATGATGAAGATAAGGTGATTTTGTTGGTAGTCTCATTGCCCCCttcttttaagcattttaagGAAATTATGTTTTATGGTAACCATACTTCACTGTCCTTTGAGAATGTTAAGTCAAATTTGTTGTCCAAGGAAAAATTTGATGTTGATTCTCGTTCTGAACCCAAAGGTGAAGGTTTAATTGTCCGGGGATCTAGAGATCATAAATCCAACCTTTATTGTCGTTATTGCAGAAAAATACTCATCATATATCTCAGTGCCCCAAAGTGA